A genomic segment from Calditerrivibrio sp. encodes:
- a CDS encoding DedA family protein: MIETIANYVIALIEKTGYFGVFFFMVIESSFIPFPSEIVVPPAGYLVYLGKMNMVLVVLSSTLGSIVGGLVNYYIAVKFGRSFILTYGKYFFLGESKFAKVEKFFKTHGEITTFVGRLLPGIRQYISFPAGLARMSLMRFCIFTGLGAGIWSVILGYTGYLVGTNLPLIKENINKIMIVVVPSMAVLIIVYIFIYKKYLRWRNNV; encoded by the coding sequence ACGATCGCTAACTACGTTATTGCGTTGATAGAGAAGACTGGTTATTTTGGAGTATTTTTCTTTATGGTCATAGAAAGCAGTTTTATCCCTTTTCCTAGTGAAATAGTTGTTCCTCCGGCTGGATATCTTGTTTATCTAGGGAAGATGAACATGGTGTTAGTGGTGCTGTCATCTACGCTCGGTAGTATTGTGGGGGGATTGGTAAACTATTATATAGCCGTGAAATTTGGACGGAGTTTTATTTTGACGTATGGGAAGTATTTTTTCTTAGGTGAATCAAAGTTTGCTAAAGTGGAAAAGTTTTTTAAAACCCACGGTGAGATAACTACCTTTGTGGGGAGGCTCCTGCCTGGTATAAGACAGTATATCTCTTTTCCAGCTGGTTTGGCAAGAATGAGTTTGATGAGGTTTTGTATCTTTACAGGATTAGGTGCTGGTATATGGTCTGTTATTTTGGGTTATACTGGATATCTGGTGGGGACAAATTTACCTCTTATAAAGGAAAATATAAATAAGATCATGATAGTTGTTGTCCCTTCGATGGCAGTATTGATTATTGTCTATATATTTATTTACAAAAAATATCTAAGATGGAGGAACAATGTTTAG